The following proteins come from a genomic window of Trifolium pratense cultivar HEN17-A07 linkage group LG4, ARS_RC_1.1, whole genome shotgun sequence:
- the LOC123924881 gene encoding vacuolar cation/proton exchanger 3-like, with amino-acid sequence MGSQNYDHHEYEACVLENGGNIKGILTKEISMKHGRTAHNMSSSSLRMKSDIILVSKVHYGIIRNLLDNFQEVILGTKLSILFPAIPFAILAQCYGFARPWVFALSLLGLIPLAERVSFLTEQITYYTGPTVGGLLNATCGNATELIIAIFALRNNKIAVVKYSLLGSILSNLLLVLGTSLLCGGIANIRAEQKYDRRQSDMNLFMLLMAFLCHLLPMLFQYGGASMAFDADSSLQFSRAASIVMVIAYFAYLIFQLWTHRQLFEAQDEDDEENDSEEAVIGFGSGFAWLVIMTVFIAILSEYVVDTIEDASDSWGLSVSFLSIIMLPIVGNAAEHAGAIIFAFKNKLDITLGVALGSATQIGMFVVPLCVIVSWILGIKMDLNFHLLETGSLAMAIITTGFTLQDGTSHYLKGLILLLLYIVIGACFFVQRTPSDHADIANIMLHSATDANFRA; translated from the exons ATGGGTTCTCAAAACTATGATCATCATgagtatgaagcatgtgttttAGAGAATGGAGGCAACATAAAGGGAATATTAACCAAGGAAATTAGTATGAAACATGGTAGAACAGCACATAACATGTCATCATCTTCATTGCGCATGAAATCTGACATAATTCTTGTCTCAAAAGTTCACTATGGAATCATTAGAAATCTTTTGGATAATTTCCAAGAAGTTATTCTTGGAACAAAGCTTTCCATTCTTTTTCCAGCCATTCCTTTTGCCATTTTAGCTCAATGCTATGGTTTTGCAAGA CCTTGGGTTTTTGCATTGAGCTTACTTGGTCTTATCCCTCTTGCTGAAAGAGTCAGCTTCTTGACAGa ACAGATAACTTATTACACAGGTCCCACAG TGGGAGGACTTTTGAATGCAACATGTGGGAATGCTACAGAACTCATCATAGCAATATTTGCACTTAGAAATAACAAAATTGCTGTAGTCAAGTATTCTCTACTTGGTTCCATTCTCTCCAAccttcttcttgttcttggaACCTCTCTATTATGTGGCGGCATTGCAAATATTAGAGCAGAACAAAAATATGACAGA AGACAATCAGATATGAACTTGTTTATGCTTCTTATGGCATTCTTGTGTCACTTACTGCCAATGTTGTTTCAATATGGTGGTGCTTCGATGGCTTTCGATGCAGACTCATCTCTGCAATTTTCAAGAGCTGCTAGCATTGTGATGGTTATTGCATATTTTGCATATCTTATCTTCCAACTATGGACTCACAGGCAATTATTTGAAGCACAAGAT gaagatgatgaagaaaatgattCGGAAGAAGCAGTTATAGGATTTGGGAGTGGTTTTGCTTGGCTAGTTATTATGACTGTTTTCATTGCTATTTTGTCTGAATATGTGGTTGACACAATTGAG GATGCATCGGACTCATGGGGTCTATCTGTCAGCTTCCTCAGCATAATCATGCTACCAATAGTTGGAAATGCAGCTGAACATGCAGGAGCTATCATATTTGCTTTCAAGAACAAACTG GACATCACTTTGGGTGTTGCTTTGGGTTCTGCAACTCAAATTGGAATGTTTGTG GTTCCTCTATGTGTAATTGTTTCTTGGATTCTTGGAATCAAAATGGACCTTAATTTCCACCTCCTAGAAACAGGTTCTCTTGCTATGGCAATAATAACCACAGGCTTCACATTACAG GATGGAACTTCTCACTACTTGAAAGGCCTTATTCTCTTGCTCTTGTACATTGTTATTGGGGCATGCTTTTTTGTACAAAGAACACCCTCTG ACCATGCTGATATTGCTAACATAATGCTTCATTCAGCAACTGATGCCAATTTTAGAGCTTAA